A region of Allocoleopsis franciscana PCC 7113 DNA encodes the following proteins:
- a CDS encoding TAXI family TRAP transporter solute-binding subunit yields MNSSKKLRKPNRPNFFHHLDPLTILVFLSLGGLTIGLVAAVTWHLVYRNQVHHLTLVAGNRDGESYILSQAIEKVVEANNPKITIDVKETGGTTENIKLLEAGKAQLATAQADVPAGSSARAVAVLYRDIFQLVVKQKPEINHFSDLKGKRIGLPQTGGQFRSFIHVAKHYGLKEEDFQFIGANDEDADQAFRQNRVDAVFRVRALGNTSILELVQKHQGRLLSIEQAAAMRIKYPAFEPTIIPQGAYKGSLPSVPVNALPTVAVQRVLLANEKVDKSIIQEITAILDEHRQEIADAIPKEFDEVKPLVAGISSPSTTGGTGIPTHLGAIAFYERDKPSFIQENADYVGLILTIALLLGSWIWQLKSWIEQGKKDAADLYIKSAIELMKDDDRNPEMRLK; encoded by the coding sequence ATGAATTCGTCTAAAAAGTTGCGTAAACCTAATCGTCCTAATTTCTTTCATCATCTCGATCCTCTGACTATTCTCGTTTTTCTTAGCCTTGGAGGCTTAACTATCGGCTTAGTTGCAGCCGTTACCTGGCATCTCGTCTACCGCAACCAAGTACATCACCTCACTCTCGTGGCTGGTAACAGGGATGGAGAAAGCTATATTCTCAGTCAAGCCATTGAGAAGGTCGTTGAAGCGAATAATCCCAAGATTACAATTGATGTAAAGGAAACAGGGGGAACCACAGAAAACATCAAGCTCTTAGAAGCGGGAAAAGCTCAGCTTGCGACGGCTCAAGCTGATGTTCCCGCAGGGTCTTCAGCACGCGCTGTAGCTGTTCTATACCGGGATATTTTTCAGCTAGTTGTCAAGCAAAAGCCTGAAATTAACCACTTTAGTGACCTTAAGGGTAAGCGTATTGGCCTGCCTCAAACTGGTGGACAATTTCGCTCATTTATACATGTAGCGAAGCATTACGGTCTCAAGGAAGAAGATTTCCAATTTATTGGTGCGAATGACGAGGACGCTGATCAGGCATTTCGTCAAAATCGAGTAGATGCCGTGTTTCGCGTCCGTGCTCTGGGTAATACTTCTATCCTTGAACTCGTACAAAAACATCAAGGACGATTGCTGTCTATTGAACAAGCAGCGGCAATGAGAATTAAGTATCCCGCCTTTGAACCCACAATTATTCCTCAAGGAGCCTACAAAGGCAGTCTCCCCTCTGTACCTGTAAATGCCTTACCGACTGTAGCTGTGCAGAGAGTGCTGTTAGCCAACGAGAAAGTAGATAAGAGCATCATTCAAGAAATCACCGCCATTCTAGATGAGCATCGTCAAGAAATCGCTGATGCTATCCCTAAGGAATTTGATGAGGTTAAACCCTTAGTGGCTGGTATTAGTTCCCCTAGCACTACAGGTGGCACAGGCATACCCACACATCTAGGCGCAATCGCGTTCTACGAGCGTGACAAACCCTCCTTTATCCAAGAAAATGCTGACTATGTAGGACTGATTCTGACTATTGCCTTGCTATTAGGGTCTTGGATTTGGCAGCTAAAATCATGGATTGAGCAGGGAAAAAAAGATGCTGCCGACCTGTACATCAAATCAGCGATCGAGCTAATGAAGGATGATGACAGAAACCCTGAAATGAGGCTCAAATAA